A region of Candidatus Hydrothermales bacterium DNA encodes the following proteins:
- a CDS encoding dihydroorotate dehydrogenase electron transfer subunit, producing the protein MKKIEGEILNNIDLGEGMFHLIVSAEEIAKRAKPGQFVNIRILDTLCPFIRRPYSIWSAEGDVIEFLIKVSGLGSRLLSERKRGKIDLLGPLGRAYPEPNFGDNETVLIGGGTGIAPLMFYVKYYSLTNFKFIYGAKTCPPDYLISRLGEIIGDFLVSTEDGSLGFKGLVVDYVKELIRDGYIDPQKSIFILCGPLAMLKSFQFLPPENTYVSMEGKMACGFGVCMGCAVKRRDGKGYLRTCTDGTIFRLLDIEL; encoded by the coding sequence TTGAAAAAAATTGAAGGCGAGATACTAAATAACATAGATCTTGGAGAAGGTATGTTCCATCTTATTGTTTCTGCTGAGGAAATTGCAAAGAGAGCAAAACCAGGTCAATTTGTGAATATAAGAATTCTTGACACACTTTGCCCCTTTATAAGAAGGCCCTACAGCATCTGGAGTGCTGAGGGGGATGTGATTGAATTTCTAATAAAAGTTAGTGGACTAGGCTCAAGATTACTTTCAGAAAGAAAAAGAGGAAAGATAGATCTGCTTGGACCTTTGGGAAGAGCCTATCCTGAGCCAAATTTTGGTGATAACGAAACTGTGTTAATTGGTGGTGGAACTGGGATAGCTCCTCTTATGTTCTACGTTAAGTATTACTCATTAACTAATTTTAAGTTTATATATGGTGCAAAAACATGTCCTCCTGACTACTTGATTTCAAGATTAGGAGAAATAATAGGTGATTTTTTAGTTAGTACTGAAGACGGTTCTTTGGGGTTTAAGGGTCTTGTTGTGGATTACGTTAAGGAGCTGATAAGGGATGGATATATTGATCCCCAAAAGTCTATTTTTATATTATGTGGTCCTCTTGCTATGTTAAAATCTTTTCAATTTTTACCGCCTGAAAATACCTACGTCTCGATGGAAGGGAAAATGGCTTGTGGATTTGGTGTCTGTATGGGTTGTGCTGTAAAAAGAAGAGATGGAAAAGGATATTTAAGAACTTGCACTGATGGAACTATTTTTAGATTATTAGATATAGAACTATGA
- a CDS encoding TldD/PmbA family protein, producing the protein MREIINEALNAFEILKVSYGEIRIVDKESEIIFLKNGIVENFSKSEDRGYGIRIFENGGMGFAASNDFSKDKIFETVKKAKKLCEASYRYSSFEYKLSQEKVSKGTYKSNIVIDPFEVSVEEKLNFMREIDERLKSSKYHILRNVVLAFFKEKKYFASTEGHDIYQEIYHSGGGYSVYTFKDGILQVRSYPESHGGNYLQGGFEVIDKKDFLEKAYVISEEADKLLFAKPAPAGVFDLIIMPGQMVLQIHESVGHATELDRVLGYEASYAGTSFLTLDSLFNFKYASEIVNIVADATYPRGLGTFGYDDEGTPAKRVYLIKNGILSGFLSSRDTSIHINSESSGCARASSWNRIPIVRMTNINLEPQEKDLEELISDIKEGFLIDVNKSWSIDEKRLNFQFVCEIGYKIENGKLTGEIVRDPLYYGITPEFWNSCDGIGKNQVLYGLLNCGKGEPGQTMHVGHASPPARFRKVNFGSGSIK; encoded by the coding sequence ATGAGAGAAATAATAAATGAAGCCCTAAACGCCTTTGAAATTCTAAAAGTTTCCTACGGTGAAATAAGAATCGTAGATAAAGAGTCAGAAATCATATTTCTAAAAAACGGAATAGTAGAGAACTTTTCAAAAAGCGAGGATAGAGGCTATGGGATAAGAATTTTTGAAAATGGGGGAATGGGTTTTGCCGCATCTAACGATTTTTCAAAAGATAAAATCTTTGAAACCGTAAAAAAAGCAAAAAAATTATGCGAAGCTTCTTATAGATACTCTTCTTTCGAGTATAAACTAAGCCAAGAAAAAGTAAGTAAGGGAACTTATAAATCTAACATCGTAATCGATCCCTTTGAAGTCTCTGTTGAAGAGAAATTAAACTTTATGAGAGAAATTGACGAAAGACTAAAAAGCTCAAAGTATCATATCTTAAGAAATGTTGTATTAGCTTTTTTTAAAGAAAAAAAATACTTTGCTTCTACAGAGGGTCATGATATTTATCAAGAAATTTATCATTCAGGTGGAGGCTACTCAGTTTACACATTCAAAGACGGCATTTTGCAGGTAAGATCCTATCCTGAAAGCCATGGAGGAAACTATCTTCAAGGTGGTTTCGAGGTTATAGATAAAAAAGATTTCTTAGAAAAAGCTTATGTTATTAGCGAGGAGGCAGATAAGCTTCTGTTTGCTAAACCAGCACCCGCCGGAGTCTTTGATCTTATTATCATGCCAGGACAGATGGTTTTACAGATTCACGAATCAGTAGGTCATGCTACAGAACTTGATAGAGTCTTAGGATATGAGGCCTCCTATGCAGGTACGAGTTTTTTAACTCTTGATAGTCTCTTTAATTTTAAGTATGCCTCAGAGATAGTTAATATAGTAGCAGACGCCACCTATCCTCGGGGTCTTGGTACCTTTGGTTACGATGATGAGGGAACACCTGCAAAAAGAGTTTACCTAATAAAAAATGGTATACTCAGTGGATTTCTTTCATCCAGAGATACATCTATTCATATAAATTCTGAGTCCTCAGGATGTGCAAGAGCTTCGAGTTGGAATAGGATACCCATTGTGAGGATGACAAATATAAACCTTGAACCGCAAGAAAAAGATCTCGAAGAACTTATCTCTGATATAAAGGAGGGTTTTTTAATTGATGTTAATAAGTCTTGGAGTATTGATGAAAAAAGGCTTAATTTTCAATTTGTATGTGAAATAGGTTATAAAATAGAAAATGGAAAGTTAACGGGTGAAATTGTAAGGGATCCTCTTTATTATGGGATAACACCGGAATTTTGGAATTCCTGTGATGGGATAGGAAAAAATCAAGTCCTTTATGGCCTTTTAAACTGTGGAAAAGGGGAGCCGGGTCAAACTATGCATGTTGGTCATGCCTCTCCTCCTGCAAGATTTAGAAAAGTAAACTTTGGATCAGGCTCTATAAAGTAG
- a CDS encoding MBL fold metallo-hydrolase translates to MKIKRFSSFYSVFYAIEWKGKRFLIDCGSPFDRKRIEQEVKRIDYIFITHGHWDHAGNALFLKKEGAKIFIHEKDFFLIKNRIIHVPPPRKSLYSYFLFYTLNFLKKFAKVEYFEKDDLKNIEEVEIIETPGHTHGSCTYKIKDNYFIGDILIGPNPFIKRPRLSFLIEDKNVLKKTLELLFEFEGKFYPGHGKVFSSYDLKKARDFIWRDLKVK, encoded by the coding sequence TTGAAAATAAAGAGGTTTTCCTCATTTTATTCTGTTTTTTATGCTATTGAATGGAAAGGAAAAAGATTTCTTATCGATTGTGGCTCACCCTTTGATAGGAAAAGGATTGAACAAGAAGTTAAAAGAATTGATTACATTTTTATAACTCACGGACATTGGGATCACGCTGGAAATGCACTTTTTCTAAAAAAAGAGGGAGCCAAAATCTTTATCCATGAGAAAGATTTCTTTTTAATCAAAAATAGAATTATTCATGTACCTCCTCCAAGAAAAAGTCTATATTCCTATTTTCTTTTTTATACTTTAAATTTTCTAAAAAAGTTTGCAAAAGTTGAGTATTTTGAGAAAGATGATTTAAAGAATATAGAAGAGGTAGAGATAATCGAGACTCCAGGTCATACACACGGATCCTGCACCTATAAGATAAAAGATAATTATTTTATAGGTGATATTTTAATAGGACCCAATCCTTTTATAAAAAGACCAAGACTTTCTTTTTTAATTGAAGATAAAAATGTTTTAAAAAAGACTCTTGAACTTTTATTTGAATTTGAGGGAAAGTTTTATCCTGGACACGGAAAAGTCTTTTCTTCATATGATTTAAAAAAAGCGAGAGATTTTATATGGAGAGATCTAAAGGTAAAGTAG
- a CDS encoding chemotaxis protein CheC, producing MKKGEIFGMDGLREVANIGCGHAATALSELLNRKVLMTVPEVFIGKIEDVFEKVVNKDEEDAIGILLYFVGDLTGLTLLLLSKNEALTLLSILIGERITEIKEHEESALKEVGNIITGAYMTALSDFLGLLALPTVPYFKNDSMRVILSDAFLQIEVERGFALCIKSILKIEDGVQIKATFFFLPDEHAIGTIQERLRAFFE from the coding sequence ATGAAAAAGGGTGAAATCTTCGGAATGGATGGTTTAAGGGAGGTAGCAAATATAGGTTGCGGACATGCAGCTACAGCTCTTTCAGAACTTCTAAACAGAAAAGTACTCATGACTGTTCCAGAGGTGTTTATTGGCAAAATTGAGGATGTTTTTGAGAAGGTTGTAAATAAGGACGAAGAAGATGCAATTGGTATTCTTTTGTATTTTGTTGGAGATCTTACTGGACTTACTTTACTTTTACTTTCTAAAAACGAGGCTCTTACGTTGCTTTCTATTTTGATTGGTGAAAGGATTACAGAAATAAAAGAACATGAGGAGTCTGCTTTAAAGGAGGTTGGTAATATAATAACAGGTGCTTACATGACAGCACTATCTGATTTTCTTGGACTTTTAGCTTTACCAACAGTTCCTTATTTTAAAAATGATAGTATGAGAGTGATACTTTCAGACGCCTTTCTTCAGATTGAGGTTGAGAGGGGTTTTGCTCTATGTATAAAATCTATTTTAAAGATTGAAGACGGGGTACAAATTAAAGCAACCTTTTTCTTTTTGCCTGATGAACATGCAATTGGCACCATTCAAGAAAGATTAAGGGCATTTTTTGAATGA
- a CDS encoding DUF4388 domain-containing protein has protein sequence MPIEGKLEELSLVDFLQILALNRKTGKIKVENELKKEKNSAEIIIKKGYLQLITILGDDLLYIKIKQTGLLRGLKEDLRFNEKEILILATEKSKDVSIIQKILRSVNETRMFEILSWKVGIFRFEELKNENEILPDLYSFDIQDILLESSRRLDEWEEISKKIPSYSLIPVLSDRWLNREIFSLDLSPLEWKILSLVDSKRKIEDIIEEFKLPSIEVAKEIVKLYERGIIEFKEIDRTLEEKARVEAEELFLKAREMLKKGKYLEAEVFLTKSISLYPDFIMAHLLLAELYYSQKNYRLASQQYYQIIRKDPHNPLGYYGMGFVRVRLGDLQGALKAWEKAFEYASGDLKSKIERLISLLRTLLIEIDTKKMPI, from the coding sequence ATGCCAATTGAAGGGAAACTTGAGGAACTCTCGCTAGTTGATTTTTTACAGATTCTTGCTTTAAATAGAAAAACAGGAAAAATAAAAGTAGAAAATGAACTAAAAAAAGAAAAAAACAGTGCAGAGATAATAATTAAAAAGGGTTACTTGCAGTTAATTACAATTTTGGGAGATGACCTTTTATACATAAAAATCAAGCAAACAGGTCTTTTAAGGGGATTAAAAGAAGATTTAAGGTTTAATGAAAAAGAAATTTTAATATTAGCTACCGAGAAAAGTAAAGATGTTTCTATTATTCAGAAAATTTTAAGAAGTGTAAATGAGACAAGAATGTTTGAAATTCTTTCCTGGAAAGTAGGTATATTTAGGTTTGAAGAACTAAAGAATGAAAATGAAATTTTACCCGATCTTTACTCCTTTGATATACAGGATATTCTACTTGAAAGTTCAAGAAGATTAGATGAATGGGAGGAAATTTCAAAAAAAATTCCGTCCTATTCTCTTATACCAGTTTTATCAGATAGATGGTTAAACAGAGAAATTTTTTCACTTGATCTTTCACCGCTTGAATGGAAAATTCTTTCACTAGTTGATTCTAAAAGAAAAATCGAGGATATAATAGAGGAATTTAAATTACCTTCAATTGAAGTTGCTAAAGAGATTGTGAAACTTTATGAAAGAGGTATTATAGAGTTTAAGGAAATAGATAGAACTCTTGAAGAGAAAGCAAGGGTTGAAGCTGAAGAATTATTTTTAAAAGCAAGAGAAATGTTAAAAAAGGGCAAATATCTTGAAGCAGAGGTTTTTCTAACAAAATCTATATCTCTTTACCCTGATTTCATAATGGCTCATTTGCTCCTTGCAGAACTTTATTATTCTCAGAAAAATTATAGACTGGCTTCCCAGCAATATTATCAGATTATAAGAAAAGATCCTCATAATCCACTTGGCTATTATGGTATGGGTTTTGTAAGAGTAAGACTTGGAGATTTGCAAGGTGCATTAAAAGCATGGGAGAAAGCTTTTGAATATGCAAGTGGTGATTTGAAAAGTAAGATCGAAAGGCTTATTTCACTTTTAAGGACCCTTTTGATTGAAATTGATACAAAGAAAATGCCTATATGA
- a CDS encoding tetratricopeptide repeat protein produces MIKSLIFIFFTFLYCATFRSYFNTFYNAKKYYREAEKKFYQNKRKVTSDVRALYDKSLEKFLRVIKYFPDSPFLEDAIFYSGMIYIRLDDKLNAIKKYEELVKYFPKSTFTAFFSDSILFYLLLKKDLENYLYVLTLYPLKKSQNFYFFKAKLFEIKEDYDSSFFYAKKVLRTGSPFWREKALSVYIKSALKIGMLDSALNFKSDLEKRKELTLLLAEVYIKSGELEKAKEILKNFDSENKNYESVKLLKEIYSKEKNTLGTKRVLKNFLLKGEDYLKRQELGFELANIYFEEDSLQNLKDILNEIRKISPSTDFGRKSNVWFSLIESEEKLKNIDGDILKRELLRIGESYYVDVGLYKKAIEILEDYVKRFPNEKETPRVLYLIVFICKNFLNDKNKIESYYKILETKYKGSFYHVIARNLLEKN; encoded by the coding sequence TTGATTAAAAGTTTAATTTTTATCTTTTTCACTTTCCTTTACTGTGCCACTTTTAGAAGCTATTTTAATACCTTTTATAATGCAAAGAAGTATTATAGGGAAGCAGAAAAAAAATTTTACCAGAATAAAAGAAAGGTTACTTCTGATGTTAGAGCTTTGTATGATAAGTCCCTAGAAAAATTCTTAAGGGTAATAAAGTATTTTCCTGATTCACCTTTTCTTGAGGATGCTATATTTTATTCTGGAATGATTTACATTAGGCTCGATGATAAATTGAATGCTATTAAAAAGTATGAAGAGCTTGTAAAGTATTTTCCGAAAAGCACTTTTACAGCTTTTTTTTCTGATTCGATTCTTTTTTATCTTCTTCTGAAAAAAGATCTTGAAAATTATCTGTACGTTTTAACTTTATATCCGTTAAAGAAAAGCCAAAATTTTTACTTTTTTAAGGCGAAACTATTTGAGATAAAAGAAGATTACGATTCATCTTTTTTTTATGCAAAAAAAGTTTTAAGAACCGGTTCACCCTTTTGGAGGGAGAAGGCTCTTTCTGTGTACATAAAGTCAGCACTTAAAATAGGCATGTTAGACTCTGCTCTTAATTTTAAAAGTGATTTAGAAAAAAGAAAGGAATTAACTCTTTTGCTTGCAGAGGTTTATATAAAAAGTGGAGAACTTGAGAAGGCAAAGGAGATTTTAAAAAATTTTGATTCAGAGAATAAAAATTATGAAAGTGTAAAGCTATTAAAGGAAATATATAGTAAAGAAAAAAATACTTTGGGAACGAAAAGAGTTTTGAAGAATTTTCTTTTAAAGGGAGAGGATTATCTTAAAAGACAGGAGCTTGGTTTTGAGCTCGCAAATATCTATTTTGAGGAGGATAGTTTACAAAATTTAAAAGATATTTTAAATGAGATCAGAAAGATTTCACCCTCAACAGATTTTGGAAGAAAATCAAATGTTTGGTTCAGCTTAATCGAAAGTGAAGAAAAACTAAAAAACATAGACGGAGATATTTTAAAACGAGAACTCCTAAGGATTGGCGAATCCTATTATGTCGATGTTGGTTTATACAAGAAAGCCATAGAGATTCTTGAGGATTATGTAAAAAGATTTCCTAATGAGAAAGAGACCCCCAGAGTTTTATATCTTATTGTGTTTATTTGTAAAAATTTTCTTAATGATAAAAATAAAATTGAAAGTTACTATAAGATTTTAGAAACAAAGTACAAGGGAAGTTTTTATCATGTTATCGCAAGAAATCTTCTTGAAAAAAATTGA
- a CDS encoding SAM-dependent methyltransferase gives MERSKGKVVSFKEFMKKALYGEDGYYTKKTSINLDFVTPSNFSLPLSLAIKRFIEEKSKDMPHYDILEIGGGEGIFCESFLRFNKVSKYFFVEPSSSRKELAKKRLNSFKEVIFLNSIDEIKEFVGFIIIIEVFDAFPFRRLFKRKNKFYEIMVDLETKKEFFRSFEDNFLNFFADDITEDSIFEYSEDIIDFLKKLKGKLKSAYIILIDYAENLADILRKKRGTARTFKGHKVFDDLYAQEGQRDITRTLNIEFLLKKIEISGYTFLGMKNLGDFLKDYLCFIMDYEKKLSPRDKVKLISQLNYLVNPEAMGEIYKVFLFKGSNP, from the coding sequence ATGGAGAGATCTAAAGGTAAAGTAGTATCTTTTAAGGAATTTATGAAAAAAGCTCTCTACGGCGAGGATGGCTATTATACAAAAAAAACTTCAATAAACTTGGATTTTGTAACACCTTCAAACTTTTCTTTACCCCTTTCCCTTGCTATTAAAAGATTTATTGAAGAAAAAAGTAAAGATATGCCCCATTATGATATATTGGAAATAGGGGGTGGTGAAGGGATTTTTTGTGAAAGCTTCTTAAGGTTTAATAAAGTTTCTAAGTATTTTTTTGTTGAACCATCGTCTTCAAGAAAAGAGCTCGCAAAGAAAAGATTAAATAGCTTCAAAGAGGTTATTTTTCTAAATTCCATTGATGAGATAAAAGAATTTGTAGGTTTTATAATTATTATAGAAGTTTTTGATGCTTTTCCATTTAGAAGACTTTTTAAAAGAAAAAATAAATTTTATGAAATAATGGTTGATTTAGAAACTAAAAAAGAATTTTTTAGAAGTTTTGAAGATAATTTCCTAAATTTTTTTGCAGATGATATCACAGAAGATTCCATTTTTGAATACTCTGAAGATATTATAGATTTTTTAAAAAAATTAAAAGGTAAGTTGAAGAGTGCCTATATTATTCTAATAGACTATGCTGAGAATTTAGCGGATATATTAAGAAAAAAAAGGGGGACAGCAAGAACATTTAAGGGACACAAAGTTTTTGATGACTTATACGCTCAAGAGGGACAAAGAGACATAACAAGGACCTTAAATATAGAATTTTTGCTAAAAAAAATTGAAATTTCTGGTTATACTTTTTTGGGAATGAAAAACTTAGGTGATTTTCTAAAAGATTATCTTTGTTTTATAATGGACTACGAAAAAAAGTTAAGCCCACGAGACAAAGTAAAGCTCATTAGCCAATTAAATTATCTTGTTAATCCTGAAGCTATGGGAGAGATTTATAAAGTTTTTCTGTTTAAAGGTTCAAATCCTTAA
- a CDS encoding SIS domain-containing protein: MLDLIISEIQESIEVKKNFLSFAPTLKNALEILEETLFNSGKILVCGNGGSAADAQHFVAELVGKYKDEKRKGLPAIALTTNTSNITAIANDIGFEEIFSRQVEALGKKGDVLIAISTSGKSENVNRACLKAKDLGIKVIYLTGSEDPPVHKFCDVVIKVPSNSTPRIQEVHGLVLHIFAYLIERKILESKTQ; this comes from the coding sequence ATGTTAGATTTAATAATTTCAGAAATTCAAGAATCAATAGAAGTTAAAAAGAATTTTTTAAGTTTTGCTCCGACTCTTAAGAATGCTTTAGAAATTCTTGAAGAAACTCTTTTTAATTCTGGTAAGATATTAGTTTGTGGGAACGGTGGATCAGCTGCTGATGCCCAGCATTTTGTGGCTGAACTTGTAGGTAAATATAAAGATGAAAAAAGAAAGGGACTTCCTGCTATAGCTCTTACCACTAACACCTCTAATATCACTGCTATAGCTAACGATATAGGCTTTGAAGAGATTTTCTCTAGACAAGTTGAAGCCCTAGGAAAAAAGGGAGACGTCTTAATTGCAATTTCAACATCCGGTAAATCTGAAAACGTAAATAGGGCCTGTTTAAAGGCAAAAGATTTAGGGATTAAAGTTATATACCTTACAGGTAGTGAGGATCCACCTGTTCATAAGTTCTGTGACGTAGTAATAAAGGTTCCATCTAATTCTACTCCTAGAATACAGGAGGTTCATGGACTTGTTCTCCATATTTTTGCCTATTTAATTGAAAGAAAAATTTTAGAGAGTAAAACACAATAA
- the thyX gene encoding FAD-dependent thymidylate synthase — translation MEFKVLDKGFLRLVDFMGGDKAVIQAARVSYGSGLKGEEKDKKLLFFLLENEHMTPFEHSVFKFHVKCPIFVARQWFRHRWGSFNEISGRYTEYKEEFYLPEKLRIQSKKNKQVGEFGFIENESELIEKIREIQEKAYEVYKILIENNVARELARIVCPLSLYTEFYWTVNARSLMNFLRLRLDLSAQYEIREYAKVILKIFKEKMPWTYEAFLTFCLKNKDGYKDIEF, via the coding sequence ATGGAATTTAAAGTTCTTGATAAAGGCTTTTTAAGACTTGTTGATTTTATGGGTGGGGATAAAGCTGTAATTCAGGCTGCAAGAGTCTCTTATGGAAGTGGACTAAAGGGTGAAGAAAAGGATAAAAAACTTTTATTTTTTTTGTTGGAAAATGAGCATATGACTCCCTTTGAACATTCAGTTTTTAAATTTCATGTTAAATGCCCCATATTTGTTGCAAGACAATGGTTCAGACACAGATGGGGATCCTTTAATGAAATTTCTGGTAGATACACAGAATATAAAGAAGAATTCTATTTACCAGAAAAGTTGAGAATTCAATCAAAAAAGAACAAGCAGGTTGGTGAGTTTGGATTTATAGAAAATGAGAGTGAACTAATAGAAAAGATTCGTGAGATTCAGGAAAAGGCCTATGAAGTTTATAAAATTCTTATTGAGAACAATGTTGCCCGTGAGCTTGCAAGAATTGTTTGCCCCTTATCACTTTACACAGAGTTTTATTGGACAGTAAATGCAAGAAGTTTAATGAATTTTTTGAGACTAAGACTTGATCTTAGTGCTCAATACGAAATAAGAGAGTATGCAAAGGTTATATTAAAAATCTTTAAAGAAAAGATGCCCTGGACCTATGAGGCTTTTTTAACTTTTTGTTTAAAAAATAAAGATGGTTACAAAGATATTGAATTTTAA
- a CDS encoding tetratricopeptide repeat protein: MKLPTQEEIKILRSFASRIDPNDPAAHNNLAVVYFNRGLYDEAISELKKALDIDPDFNIARINLEIILKKTKKREDLLEKYYRVVEKNPDDINSRLEFAKTLYQLGKYADALREYREVLSRESQNKEALKGMIKSYKKMGKFQEATAAIKRAQKILPDDVEISLDLAEVLYNQGNYDAAIKVLKEVISKDPKNAKAHLFLSFAYGEKGYLEEALEEALKAKELDPRISRIQGALGIEEEVPSVEELLQESIGVSEIKADPFESKLHLLKAYKNKFFIREARSILEELKRMEESRLELKKIEAELLILEEKWDSAISIIETIKEKDFHTWNMYAISLLRKGETEKARRILESIKNYPYALNNLGCLIANDDKEKAKDYFLRASQIEPGFIVPFYNLSLIAIEENDLEKALNYLKEINEIEKENPIYLTLYAKILGERGVKDKAIELLREALRIQPDFSFAATLLAEFSGEETQVKVDLKEYHVFQYLFSIEGSPRPIESRFFPYKKIPEFEGDKTLELKKVKILIKNRNFEEALKILIPLNKKYPDDSEIGYLIALVYENLSLYESAEQFYLKLLKEKEDDKIRFRLAHVFYRTKRYEKAEEEVNKILSKSKGYIDVLILKAKIKDKKGELEEALNILSEVFKRFKPNLKMIMWFAELLEKLGRYEEAIKEYERIIKEDRNNKEAIYSYALCSLKLKREGEFKRAIKELKDRGFKKHADLLEAIEFTMRGKYKEAIELFRSCERDLFLKEELHFYQGVCYALIGKYAKAIESWSKLIKLSENSPLAKKAKEYSNLALKWLKMLEREVKV; this comes from the coding sequence ATGAAATTGCCAACTCAAGAAGAGATTAAAATTTTAAGATCTTTTGCAAGTAGAATTGATCCAAATGATCCAGCTGCCCATAATAACTTGGCGGTTGTTTATTTTAATAGGGGTTTGTATGATGAAGCTATTAGTGAGCTTAAAAAGGCACTTGATATTGACCCTGATTTTAATATTGCACGGATTAATCTTGAGATAATCTTAAAAAAGACAAAAAAAAGAGAAGATCTGCTTGAAAAATATTATAGAGTTGTGGAGAAAAATCCAGACGATATTAATTCAAGATTAGAGTTTGCTAAAACGTTATATCAGCTAGGTAAATATGCTGATGCTCTGAGGGAATATAGAGAGGTACTTTCAAGAGAGTCACAAAATAAAGAAGCTCTCAAGGGAATGATAAAAAGTTATAAAAAAATGGGAAAATTTCAAGAGGCAACAGCAGCAATTAAGAGGGCTCAAAAAATTTTGCCTGATGATGTTGAAATTAGCTTGGATCTTGCAGAAGTTCTTTACAATCAGGGTAACTACGATGCAGCTATTAAGGTTCTTAAAGAGGTAATTTCTAAGGATCCTAAGAATGCAAAGGCTCATTTATTTCTTTCTTTTGCGTATGGTGAAAAGGGTTATCTAGAAGAGGCTTTAGAGGAAGCTTTAAAAGCAAAAGAGCTTGATCCCAGAATTTCAAGAATTCAAGGAGCTCTTGGAATTGAGGAGGAAGTTCCCTCAGTTGAGGAGTTATTGCAAGAATCTATAGGTGTTTCAGAGATAAAGGCAGATCCCTTTGAGTCAAAGTTGCACCTTCTCAAAGCTTACAAAAATAAGTTTTTTATAAGAGAAGCAAGAAGTATTCTTGAGGAGCTTAAAAGGATGGAAGAAAGTAGGCTAGAACTAAAAAAGATCGAAGCTGAGTTATTAATTTTGGAGGAAAAGTGGGATAGTGCTATAAGTATAATAGAGACAATTAAAGAAAAAGATTTTCATACCTGGAATATGTATGCTATTTCTCTTTTAAGAAAGGGGGAAACTGAAAAGGCACGTAGAATTCTTGAAAGTATAAAAAATTATCCCTATGCTTTAAATAATTTGGGGTGTCTAATAGCAAATGATGATAAGGAGAAAGCAAAGGATTACTTCTTAAGAGCCTCCCAGATTGAACCAGGATTTATTGTCCCTTTTTACAATCTTTCATTAATAGCTATTGAAGAGAATGATTTAGAAAAAGCCTTAAATTATTTAAAAGAAATAAATGAAATAGAAAAGGAAAACCCTATTTATTTAACACTTTACGCAAAAATTTTAGGAGAAAGGGGAGTTAAAGACAAAGCTATAGAACTTTTAAGGGAGGCTCTAAGAATTCAACCTGATTTCTCTTTTGCGGCAACATTGCTTGCTGAATTCTCTGGAGAGGAAACCCAGGTAAAGGTTGATTTAAAAGAGTATCATGTTTTTCAGTATCTTTTCTCAATAGAAGGTTCACCGAGACCTATTGAGTCAAGATTTTTTCCATACAAAAAAATTCCTGAATTTGAGGGAGATAAAACTCTTGAGCTGAAGAAGGTGAAAATTTTAATCAAAAACAGAAATTTTGAAGAGGCTCTTAAAATTCTTATTCCCCTTAATAAAAAGTATCCAGATGATAGTGAAATAGGCTATTTAATTGCTTTGGTTTACGAAAACCTATCACTTTATGAGAGTGCTGAACAGTTTTATTTAAAACTTTTAAAGGAAAAGGAGGATGATAAAATAAGATTTCGTCTTGCTCATGTATTCTATCGGACAAAAAGGTATGAAAAAGCTGAGGAGGAAGTAAATAAAATTTTGTCAAAAAGTAAAGGATACATTGATGTTTTAATTTTGAAAGCAAAAATTAAGGATAAAAAAGGTGAATTAGAGGAAGCCTTAAATATTCTAAGTGAAGTCTTTAAAAGATTTAAGCCTAATTTAAAGATGATTATGTGGTTTGCTGAGTTACTTGAAAAGTTAGGAAGATATGAAGAAGCCATAAAGGAGTACGAAAGAATTATCAAGGAGGACAGAAATAACAAGGAAGCTATTTACTCTTACGCTTTGTGTTCCCTTAAGTTAAAAAGAGAAGGTGAATTTAAAAGAGCTATTAAAGAATTAAAAGATAGAGGCTTTAAAAAGCACGCGGATCTTTTGGAAGCTATCGAGTTCACGATGAGGGGTAAATATAAAGAAGCCATAGAGCTTTTTAGAAGTTGCGAGAGAGACTTATTTTTAAAAGAAGAACTTCATTTTTATCAAGGTGTGTGTTACGCATTGATAGGGAAATACGCAAAAGCAATAGAGTCATGGTCAAAACTTATTAAACTTTCTGAGAACTCTCCCTTGGCAAAAAAAGCAAAGGAATATTCAAACTTAGCTTTAAAATGGTTAAAGATGCTTGAAAGGGAGGTTAAAGTTTAA